The Anas acuta chromosome 1, bAnaAcu1.1, whole genome shotgun sequence genome segment aaatcctGCAGAATCCAGAGCTCATGTTTACCTATCACATAGCCAGTTTCAAGGGCTCAGCCTCACTAAGGGCAGGCCACTCTGCCTCCTCACTACCAGCAGTTGTCAAGGCAGAAGCCAGAAACTGCCCCAGGTCAACCGTTCATTTTAATCTGGACGACACCAGTTCTCAGCACTCCGTTTTTACCTCAGAGCTAGTACTAAGACATTTTGCCTCTGTAAGACAGTGCTCTGCTTGTAAGCCTTTTCCATAGGCTCCATACACAATTCACGGGGACTTCTGCACCAGTGGAGAACAACAcctcacagaaagaaagaggggcAAGACCccaaatacaaatatgtatGCCACCTCTTCTTGCAGCTGGCCATTGGTCTTCTCCAGTTTTTCCTGAGAGCCACGCAGAGCAGACAGCTCTTCTTGCAGGTCGCAATTTTGTGCTTCTAGCTGCCTGCGTTTTTCAGActccatctccagctgctgcgAAAGTTCTTTGAGCTGTGGAGAGCAAAGCACAAAGGGGTAGGGCGTCAAGATGGTGTTTGTCACCTTCTGACTTGGTATTGAAAGTAAAGGCAGGCTCGTCTTTTAACAGAACAGCTTTTAGATCACTGCTGGCAGGATTCCCCAAGTTTCCATCCTTCCTCGGTTCTTCTGCAGGGAGACGAGACTGGCCTGAAAGGTGCTAGGGACGTTCTTGCCCGAAATGCTCCTCTGCTCGTGGGACATCAAACACGCCTCTACCCAGACACCAGAAAGAACGcctattgtgtgtgtgttgggggaaGCGCTGCAGTGCAGAACGGAGTAGGCACGAGCAACCAATGCTCTTCCTGCCGTTACTCTGAAAGCTTTGGAAACAGTGCCTCAGGAGGCCACTttgacagagctgctggagctaGGCCTTTTCTCTCTAGGTCAGAGCTGATGTGTGGTTGCAAGGATACGGAGGATATAGCAGATGTTCCATTAAGTCCCAAAGGTCAGCTGTGGTGCTGTCTTGCTCTCCTCCTCCAAAGGCCCGTTGTGTTGGTCACCAGCAGAAaggggggaagaagggaagagaaagcacAACCGCTCTCAGATTTATCCCTATAGTGCAGCCTTTCCATACCTCAGCTTTAGCCGTTCTCAATTCCTCTCGCAAGCGCTCTGCGTCTTTCTCATCGTCCCTGCGCTGGCTCTCAGTAGCCTCAGGTGGGGCTTCTGACACAGACAGACTTTCAGGAGCACCAGGAAGCTCCATCTGCAGCTGTCTGTCTCGATCCTAAAGAAATGGGGTTCCGTGAGCATGACAAAGTCAGTGAGAACCTGGGAATATGAGCTGTGCTTTTACTCATTAGCTTCTACAACGAGGTCAGTCTTCTGCCTGAAACAAAGCATTGGAAGCGCGCCACCGCCGGGCATCTGCACAGCTGGGGacctctctccatctttcttagCCTCAACCACCAGCAGCTCTTTGTGAgggtttctgtttcttaaaacacaGGGGAGGCTTAaggttttttctcttcttggaACATAGGCTGAGAGACTGGGCAGGGGCTTTCTGCCTACACAAAAAGGCGGGCAGCGGAGAATGGACTCTGCAGAACTGTTGTTGCCTCCAGGGGCATTTCAGCACTTGCAAAGCAGAGGCCAGACTTCTTCTGCCAGAGCTTAAGCATGGCCTGGAATCTCCCTGCAGCTTCTGAGAACATGCTCGCAACCAAGGCATGCacactgaaagcagagctgcaagcCCTCAGTGCTATTCTCTGGTATGCCTTCGTTGTTGGCCTTAAAAATTGCCACGTGAAGGTTACCAGAGCGCTGGTGAGGTATGGTGAAAAGCAACAGGCCACTCCCAGCCAGCCCCTTTGAGAAGCTCAGAAGATTTTAAGCAGCGGGAAGAACCTTTGCTGCTTTGTTATGTAGAATATGCTTCCCCTCGACTGGAACTCTAACTGAAAGGCCAGCTGCAGTGAGACCCAGGTCTCCTAGCAGCTTGGCCAACCTTTTTTAGAAGCGAGTTTTTACAGACAGCAAACTACTCTGGTCATACCTCCCCACCAGAAGGGGGCTCCTAATGCACTGCCTTGCCCCTCCAGCTTGCAAAAAGCTCCCCAAAGAGCTTTCTGTGTTGGTCAGCAGCAGAGAGGGGGAAGAAGGGCAGAGAAAGGGCAACCACCCTCAGATTTATCCTTATAGTGCAGCCTTTACATACCTCAGCTTTAAATACGTTCAGTTGTGCTCGCAAGTACTGTATGCCTTTCTCCATGTCACTGCGCTGGCTCTCAGTATATTCGCGTGTGGCTTCTTGTAACCTTAATAGTCTTTGAAGAGCAACAGgaagctccagctgcagctctctgtcTCGATCCTAAAGAAATGGGGTTCCGTGAGTGTGAGAAAGTCAGTGAGAACATGGGAATATGAGCCGTGCTTTTACTCTTTGTTCTACTATTAGGTTAGTCTTCTGAGTGAAATGAAGGGTCAGACCCACACAAGCACCAGGCATCTGCGCAGCTGGGAacctctctccatctttcttagGTTCAACTATCAGCAGCTCTCTGTATGAGCCATGCTCTGCTATCCCTTGGTTGTTGGCCTAAAACTTGTCCATCTAAAGGTTATTTTAGTGCTGGTGGCGTACGGTCAAAAGCAATAATCCACTTATGGCCAGTTCTTTTGAGAAGCTCAGAAGATTTTAAGCAGCAGGAAGAACCTTTGCTGCTTCATTATGTAGAATATGCTTCCCCTCGACTGGAACTGTAACGGAACGGCCGGCTGCAGCAGGACCCAGGTCTCCTAGCAGTTTCACCAGCTCAGTGCAAACTgaagagctgggctggagcacAAGTAGTTCAAGGGCCCCCAGTCACAACCATGTGGCAGAGGCAGCAACAGAGGGAAGCGAGCCCAGAGGTAAACTTGCCCCAAAGTAAGCGAGCCAAGTGGCAGACAGTGGGTCCTTCACAGAAAGTACCTTGTGATCCGTGGGCAATTCAGcgtcttcctcctgctctgctcctacAGCTGGCAGGGCGCCTACAAGGGATGGACGAAGCAAGACAGTGTGAGCATTCCTGGCACTCTGCGTTTCCCTGCCAGTCAAGCCCTGACCCCAAATAAGGGAAAGGGTCTGACATCAGGCCACAGTCCTCATCAGCTCTTCCACACTACAGGATCCTACCTTCTCCATCCAAAGCACGTGTGTGAAATAGAAAACGCTCAGTCGTCAGAGGGCAAAATCTGCTGGGGACTGCTGTGTCTTGTGCAGCATCAGCAGAAGCTTCTCCCGTCTTTTCGCAGTGTGCGCGTTCTACCAGTTTCCTGGCAATGCTACACGTAGAAAGAGAGAACGTACAGGCAGTCAGATCCAAAACATCCTTGCCCAGGATCCTTGCTCTTGCCGAGGACAGCAACTGACTTGGAACCGGTTCAGAACTGTCTGTGTGCGGTGTCAGTCTCCCCACGATGGTGGACCTGCTACGCCACCAGGGATCTCTTTGAGGGTTTATCTGAAGGGACACTGGTAAGATCCCCACTGAAAGAACAGGCGCCTCTTTCCTGGCCAGTGGAGTGGAACTGGGCTTAGTAACGCAAGCGggatttctaattttcttttcattaaacttTATGCATCTACCACAGAGGGTGACAAATCAGCATGGACACTCTGACAACTCAGCCGCTCTAACAGCGACGTACAAAACACTCACCCAATGTGTCCCGACTGGAGAGCATAATCCACAGCCGTGTAGCCAGCAACATCTTTGCAAGTAATGGTAGCACCGTAGGAAAGAAGTAGGTCTACTACATCCATTTCCCCAACAGAAGCGGCAAGCATAAGAGCAGTCCTAAAGCATCCAAAAGATGATATATGAAACATAGCAGCATTTGCAGGCTCtgtgttgttgttattgtaaTCCCTGTTTACTCCCCAAACAATTCCCTCCCCGATTCCTACAAGCTCAGGGAAAGCAAAGCCACACACAGGGGAGTGTTGCAGGACTGAGGCTGGAAGGCACCTCGGGACGCCTCCTGGCCAACTGCCTCCCCAGAACAGACTCAGCCCAGACCACGGGTCCAGACCACGTTGCTCAAGGCTTCTTCTATGCTGCTCTTCAAAGcctccaaggatggaggctGCTCAAACCCCTGGCACCACCTGCTCCCCTGATTAACCTTCCTCATGCCGAGAGGGTTTCTCCTAAGCAGCTCTGGGAAGGCCTCTTGTTTCACTTAATGCCCATTGTCTCTCGGACAACACTGACTCTCTCTCTCCTGATCCTTCCAGTGACAATGCTAAGGAGACCCGCATGCACTTTGGAGCAATGCCTCACCTTCCAAAGTCATTTTTAGCACACACAGTCGCTcctttttgaagaagaaagtttACCATCTCTTTATGATTGCTGGAGATGGCAAGAAGAAGCGGGGTATTTCCCCCCTGAAAGGATAAAGAATCCCAGTCAGAACAGCCCAGATGAATTAGGTGCCTTTCCCAAAGAGCAGCGCTACCCAAATTCAAAACTTACCCAGTTCTTTGCTTCAAGGCGTGCACCATGCTCAACTAACATCTCTGTTAGAGATGTGCTGGGAGCTGCGGCAGCCAGGTGAAGGGCAGAGTTGCCTCCGTAACCTTCCAGGTTTGGGTCGGCATGGTGCTCTAGCAGAATCGCCACGCATTCTTCATGCTGGCTCTCCACTGCCTGCaaacaacacaaagaaaaggaaggactCGTGCCATGTTTCACTCTGTCACAGCTACAGCAGCTTCCCAGTGCTGGAAGATAAGAGCGTCTTCCAAGACGAGCTCGTGTACGCCTATTACGTGCCGATTGCAACTTTCAGGTTTCTCTACAGGTTGGTGTGAAGAATGCAGCAAGACACTTGTCACTTGAAGCACAATCGATAAAGCCCCACTTAGAGCAGAGTAACGTGTTCCACATACCTTCATCAGTGGCGATCTGCCAGTGTTGTCGCAAAGGTTCAGCAGGCACTTCTCTTGCACCAGGAATCGAACAACATCTGCATGGCCGTTCGCACAAGCAAGGTGCAGAGGTGtcctaaaaccaaaataaattagCTTTCCACAGGCAGGCAGTGCCCGAAATCACTCCCGGCTCTGGAACACGCGCAGGGCCACAAGTCTCCACTTGCCAATGCCAAGTGGAACGTAAGCTTTGGAGGCTGTGGAACTCCATGAAGACTGTGAAGTCCGTGTAAGCCTCCGAGTTTTTCCACAATCAAAACggcacaaaagcagcagaagggcGGTGAACGCCCCGACGCTGATCACCCACCAGACAGGAGAGAACTGCTAATGCCCGAGCGGCCGCTAAACAACCCCACAGGGAGAGGACAGGGCGGTGGCGGTCGGCGGCACACCCTTCGAGCAGCGCTCGAGCCGCCCCAGCAATTCCAAGCAAAGCTggatttttcccctctgccagCTGAGAGGGAAAAGCCCTCGCAGTGATCAGCTCTGACCCAGGGTTCCAGGGGAGGCGGTGCCCTTGCTGCCGTGCTCCTGACTCTGCCCTGCGCTTCAGCCGTCTCTCCGCGCAGGGCTGAAGGCTTTGCCAAGGGCTGGTAGGAGCACGTTCCCCTGACTATGTCCAGTGCCAGTGACTGCCTGGCCGGACGAGGCCCCGTCTCAGCCCTCCATCGCCTCAGCTCTTGCTGAcacctgctgcagaaggaggGTTGGTGCCAGAGCCGCGTACGCAGTGGCACCAGGCTGAAGCTCGCACGCCACAGGAGAGCGATCCCAGCCCGAGCCTTTAAgatgctccccagcccctcaccgcTTTGCCTGGTCCAGACGGTTTTTGCCTAGTCTCTTCAGCCACCAGTGCTTCCTCAGCCGGGCCAGGTCGCCACGGGCAGCTGCGCGGTGCAGCCCATGCAGGCCCTCCTCTGGCAGCTGGTGGGCATCGCTGTCTCTGGACAGCAAAGTGCTGCTGGGCATCGGACTATCCATGCTGCAGCAAGGATGTGGGCACAAGCCCAGCTGGGGCCACCGGAGCCCTGCGGGCCCTGCTTGGGTCCGACACGGACAGGCGCAGGGGCAGGGGAGCCGAGCCCCGAGCAGCGGCTGTGGCCTGGCACttccaggcagggcagggacgcACCGAGACTCCCAGCCAGGGCAATGCTGTTGCTCCCACAGCAGAGGCAACAGCACTGAGCACTGCTGGGGGCACTGTACTGTGTCTCAGCATTGTGTCACATTACGTCACAATGGGCGTCACCAGGGGCGTCACTAGGCGTCACCAGAGCGTCCCTAGGTGTCGCCTTAAGTTGGAGGGCCACACTGCCCCACACTCCAGCAGTGACTGCGGCAGTTTCTGGCTCCTGCCTTCAGAGCTCTTTGTGCCTCAGTTGACGTTCTTCCGCAGCGTGGATGGGGATCTGGGGCCATGCGACGGGGCTGGGCTCCTCAGGAGGCACCGAGAACATGCCTGGCTGGCAAGGGCACTGCATTACTTCCCTGGGGCCATGGTTGAGCTGGCACCTGCCCcagttgtactgggtctggctgggatggagctaacattccctgcagcagcccatacaggGTTGTTCTCTGCACTTGTAcggaatcattaaggttggaagttgccttcaggatcatctggtccaaccgtcaCCCTACTACCACTGTCACTCACTAACCCACGTCCCTAAGCGCcaggtccagcctttccttgaacacccccagggacagtgacgccaccacctccctgggcaacccgctCCAATGCccgactgctctttctgaggagaaatgtctcctaatttatAAGCTTatcctcccctggtgcagcttgaggccattccctccaATCCTGCCACTAGTTACCTGAGAGAAGAGGTGGACCCCCAGCTCgccacaccttcctttcaggtagctgtagacagcaacgaggtctcccctgagcctcctcttctccagactaaacaaccccaattgcctcagccgctcctcacaggacttgtgctcctggcccctcaccagcttcgcaGCCCTCTTCCcgttccagggcctcgatgtccttcttgcactGAGGAGCCCAAAGCcaaacacagtactcaaggtgcagcctcaccagagcagaggacagagaaaaaatCACCTCCCTGTTCCTGCCGGCTGTGCTGTTCCTGATACTAACCAGGATGCCACTGGTCTTCTTGgacacctgggcacactgccagctaATGTTCAGGCCAGCATGGACCAACACGCCcggatccttttcctctgcacagctcttgAGCCACTCTCCCCCAAGCCTGTGGCGCTGCATGAgattgttgtggccaaagtgcaggacccggcacttagccatgttgaacgtcatcccattggcctctgcccatcgaaGCATCCTGTCCAGGTCACTCTGCAGGGCCTTCTGTATTTTAGGAGTAGTTTTAGCTGTATTTTAGGAGTAGTTTTCCAAAGAATGCCCAGTTTGAATGCTTAGGGAGTAGGGACACTCGAGGATGAAGCGGGCTGCAGAGGACTAAGGCTAACAACACTGGTGTGCAATAGTCCTTTGCAGGTTCCCTTCAGATGTTCTGCGTGGAGCCTGTGGAATTTCTTTCACtaacttctgaaaagcttgAAGTTGGAGGTGAAAATGTGTTCCTGCCTTAAGCATTTCCCTCTTATTGTGCGTTTCCctgttttcacagctgaacATTATTACAGATCAGATGAAGGTGGAGCAGAGGACGTCCCAGTCCAGGAAACAAGGCGTGGTCCTACCAAGGTGGAGGAAGTCTGCCAACACTTGCCTTCAGCCCCCTAATTCAGGCAGTTTCCAGGCAGTGCGCAAGAGCAGCCATTGCCCCCACCATGCTGGCAAGAACGCAGCGGTTCTGTGCAGATAACAGCCTGCCTTTAATTCCAAGTTCTGTCGCCCACCACCTTGGCATGTAATAAACCATGTCATGTAGTGCGGGTCTTTGTcgtcttctcttctcccttctggGCTttgcttctcccctcccctactCATTTGACCTTTCCCTCTAATTCCTGCCGCTGGCAGGGGCACAGCATTACTTCCCCATCCATGGCTGCGGTTGATCTGGCAGCTGTCCTGGCTCACCCCCGCACTCTCCTAGGCACGGGGCAGCACCGTGCCCACATGCAGGGACAGTCCCCCCCTGACGTCCAGCTCCTGCGGGGCCATTCTTCACTTGTGCTGCCACAGTGGTGCTGCTGCATTGGTGACAGCGGCTGAAGGTGTTCCCGTGCTCCAGACCGTCTGGGTGCCCTCCCCAGCGATGGCCCTCCCCAGATTTGCCAGAGGAATGGCAGAAGATCTCTTCCTATAGGAGTATTGGGTTTACATAGCCAGGTTTTATCTGCAGGGCGCTGCAGGGGtagcctctgtgagaagagtccagaaggtgccccatgttagataagggccagaTTCCgttggctccaaagggacctgatGCTGGCCAGAGATGAGCCAAAAATTGCTCTTTGTGCATCcgtgagagcatatttaagaaagggaaaacaaacaaagcacacaGTGACAcaactgcagctgggagagtgaggggtgagaaccagccctgcagcccccaagctcagtgcagcaggagggcaggaggtgctccaggcacgcagcagcagttcccttgCAGCtcgtggagaggcccctggtggagcaggctgtccccctgcagcccatgggtcccgcatggagcagatctccacgctgcagcccccccatgggtggaggagcccccggtggagcaggtggctgtggcctggaggaggctgcggcccatggagagcccccgcaggagcaggccccgggccggagctgcagcccgtggagaggagcccgtgcaggagcagggggtctgggggatGCTGatgcccgtgggggacccgtgctggagcagtttgctcctgggggatggaccctgtggtaccGAGCCATGcgggagcagtgcttgaagagctgctgcctgtgggcagcccccgcaggctctgTCCGGGGCATCTCgcgggagggaccccatgtggagcaggcgCAGAGggtgaccgtgaaggagcggtggagacaaaagcatcagggactgaccgcagcaCCCATTCCCCCATGCTCTTTGGGGTAagaaggtggaagagggtggatgggaggaaggtggttttggtttctttcctttgtttctaaCTTCTGTAGCTTGTTAATAATAGCCAATAGGTTTTATTAATTTCCATactctgagtttgttttgcccttcacaataattgttgagtgatctccccgttcttgtctcaacccttgagccctttcctcctttcgaggagggggagtgagcaagcggttgtggtggagctcagctgcccaccggAGTAAAACCACTGCAGAGGTGTGTCCCACAGTCACTGCATAGGCCAACAAGAAGTCTTGCAATGTGAATCCTTCACAGTGGATGAGAagtgccccctgcccccttcTTTTGCTCCCTCCATAGAGGTTCACAGTCCGAGGCAGTCGCGTGCTGTGGCGGAGCAGGGGATCACAGTGGCCAGGCGCTTTTCCTCATCGAGGTCACTGGAGGCAGGCGAGGGAGCCACAAGGACCTGGCAAGTCGACTCCATGCTTCAAGACTTCCTCCAgccagaaggaaagaagggtaATGGTTGTAGGCGACTCCCTTCTGAAGGGAACAGAGGGTCACGTATGTTAGGTagaccctacccatagggaagtctgcagCCTACCTGGGGCTTGGGTCAAGGCCATTCCCAGGAAACTTCCTGACCTTGTTAGCCCCTCCGATTTTTCCCCATTAGTGAGAattcaggctggcagtgatgaaatTGCTGAGAGAAGCGTGGAGGCTACCAAAAGGGACTTCAGGGGACTGAGGCAATTGCTGGATGCAGTGGGCAcgcaggtggtgttttcctctATCCCTTCAGCCCTCCCCGAATTTGCCAGATGAGTGTCAGAAGATCTCTTTATATGGGAGAGCCCGAGTCTCCTTCCCAGGAGAACACCTTGCTCAGAGGATGCTGGTTTAAAGCCTACAAATCATTTGCCCTGCATTCAGAAATCCGGCCACAGCATTAAAGCTCTCTGCCAGCCTCATGGACAGTGTGGTTGAGGTCCCCCGCTTGTCGTGGGCTATCCCTTTTGCAAGGGAACCATTTCTAGCCACAGGAGGCAAATGACACCTCTGTCTTTGTGTATTCTCCCTTTGGCCGTCCCAAGCCCTTGTCCCTAGCTTGCCCCTGAGTTTCCCTTGGTACTGTGAAACTCACAAGACACATCTGCAAAAGGCTTGGTCTGACTGTCACAACGGAAATAACACATTTGCTGTTCAGAGGATGCTCCTGGCCAGCAAGGGAGACAAGCAGAAGGAATCAGAGGGAATGGTCACATGGCcatgggagaggagaagcaaaGCCCAGAAGGcatgtgaggaatgttttagcaattcgtgtccataaagaacagtcctgtctgcctctgggccctgcactagcaatttaattcttgaaccacagatgcagtgtgtcccagtctccccctcattctagtcaatctatcaagtcttcagaaaatactcctcaaatttatgaacctgtttgcttttgttattccggacttctgtttctaacagttacagcctttttttttctgtcttcttcaagattaacttaacactgctataggtgtgactctccctgtgaatggctggtgaagaatgttttaattactggtgaagtgtcaataggaaagttatttgtgtttgtatgaagtctttgatgtctgggggtttcagaacaactgataacaactagtgactgttatgggatactatgcaaaCCTCTGGTATttggccaggtggccaagatactaagaagaagaaaaaaagaagctgaaggacagctgggagacaagacctgcagaaaatgttctataaacttggtaCGATGccaaaggagtacaaaggggaaggacttggagaggaagactacgagccttcagcatgaaagacccctagagacccccagaagagactgatacgcatgctccagtaggagggactggaccccggaagctaattataataacctgttttttttagaagtattaatgaatatgtattagtctaggagcataaaaatcagctgcttgatgtaactggggTGCATCCTGctggagcggagactcccagtgcacccagtgctgtttgctaacctctattcttttatattcttttaataaatcttattttttttatttaatcctaatttgaatcctgagccatttctaacagggagaagagaagaagacaaAGACCCGCACTACATGACATGGTTTATTAAATGCCAAGGTGGGCGACAGAACTTGGAATTAAAGGCGGGCTGTTATCTGCACAGAACCGCCTTGTTTTCTGGACTGGGACGTCCTCTGCTCCACCTTCATCTGGTCTGTAATAATGTTCAGCTGTGAAAATAGGGAAatgcaaaataaggaaatgcaCAAGGCAGGAACACATGTTTTCACCTCCAATTACCAGTATGTGAAAAGTTAGTGAAGGAAATTCCAGAAGCTACAAACGGAACGTTGTGAGCTAACCTGCAAACGACTCTTGCTTAGCAGTGTTAGCCTTAGTCCTCTGCAGCCCTCTTCATCCTCGAGTGTCCCTACTCCCTAAGCATTCAAACTGGGCATTCTTTGGAACACTACTCCTAAAATGCAGCTTCCGAATTCACTTGAAAAGGCTGAAAAGGATCTGCCTTTGAAAAGGCAAACATGTTCGTGCTGCCACCACCTGGCCCTACCGCAGCCTTCGGTGTGGCATGTCTTTGTCTGGTGCCTGTTCTCTCATTACCATTTGTACGGTCATTTTGTCtattctccctttctttcccttcactcTTTCCCTTATGGCTTTGCAGAAGAAGAAGGGCACTCTGTATTTTGCACACCCCCCAATGACCAGAGGTCTTCAGCCCTCCCCCATACAGTTGTGTACTCTTCTGATGCTTAGCAGTTGTTTTAGCATAAAGACGGTGTGTTTTGGACCCACAAAAGGGATTCTAACTTGAGGCTCAGAAGCGTAAGCTTGCTCACAGATATTCTTTCAGAGAGGTTGAGAATAACATTTATGAATGCTGACCTTAGGCACGCAGGCTTCAGTGGTGCTTCGGGTGGAGCTTAGCTTGTTTTTGTCTAGACTCTGACGAGCTCTGAAAAAGTCAGATGCATGCAAGAATTATATTTGGTTACAGTTTGGCAAAGCTGCTCTCCAGGTCTTTGACCAGCATTTGACTTCTGAGAGTGGAAGGGATGAATGGCGTCtaaacacaaaaacatcattTGATTTGAGGTTTTTGGAGAGCCTGCATCCATGGTGCAAAAGTATCACCGATGCTGTGGATTTATGTGGCTTCTTCTGGAAGATGCATCAGCTGCATAAAGAGTCAGGGATATCCTCCCCTGCCTAAGGAAAACTCCAATCTCAGACTTGCTGCCGAAATGGCAGCCAAAGCCATAGACTTCACAGAATCAGGTTCTGCTCTCTAGAAGGCTCATACTTCTTTAAGCATTCTTAGTTTGTTGCCACGACAATAGGACATGCAGTTCCTCTTTTCTGCCTTACATCGCTGTATTGGGTGTACATGGCAGGGTTTGGGTTGcaaggggctgcagaggtggcctctgtgagaaggatctccacgctgcagcccccccatgggtggaggagcccccggtggagcaggtggctgtggcctggaggaggctgtggctcatggagagcccccatgggagcaggccccgggccagagctgcagcccgtggagaggagcccgcgcaggagcaggggggctagggggagctgccacccgtgggggacccgtgctggagcaatttgctcctgggggatggaccccgtggtacagagccgtgtgggagcagtgcttgaagagccGCTGCCTGTGgacagcccccgcaggctcagttcaggaaggacagcatcctgtgagagggaccccacggggagcaggcgCAGACAGGGACTGTGCAATTGTAGGCATATTTACTGACATCATGTTGACCAGGCATACAAGAGGGTTCTTAGGAGGAGAATGtacaaggaaaaagcagcatcttGCTCTCACTCCAAAAAGCAGTCTGCACATACCTTTGCAGGTTTTTTCTCTGGAAGTCTTCTGAGCTTTCGTTCCTCCTGACAGCAGTGCTTGTACCTTTCCAGTTTTGCCTCAATGGACTCATCTGGAAAAGTATGCTCTTGCAGTGTCTTTCTCCCTCCATCGTCCTCTTCAGAGTCAGCATGTCTGCTTCTGTGCGTTGGCTTCTTGCTCGGAGAA includes the following:
- the LOC137849445 gene encoding POTE ankyrin domain family member B-like codes for the protein MPSSTLLSRDSDAHQLPEEGLHGLHRAAARGDLARLRKHWWLKRLGKNRLDQAKRTPLHLACANGHADVVRFLVQEKCLLNLCDNTGRSPLMKAVESQHEECVAILLEHHADPNLEGYGGNSALHLAAAAPSTSLTEMLVEHGARLEAKNWGGNTPLLLAISSNHKEMVNFLLQKGATVCAKNDFGRTALMLAASVGEMDVVDLLLSYGATITCKDVAGYTAVDYALQSGHIGIARKLVERAHCEKTGEASADAAQDTAVPSRFCPLTTERFLFHTRALDGEGALPAVGAEQEEDAELPTDHKDRDRELQLELPVALQRLLRLQEATREYTESQRSDMEKGIQYLRAQLNVFKAEDRDRQLQMELPGAPESLSVSEAPPEATESQRRDDEKDAERLREELRTAKAELKELSQQLEMESEKRRQLEAQNCDLQEELSALRGSQEKLEKTNGQLQEEVAYIFVFGVLPLFLSVRCCSPLVQKSP